A window of the Lactuca sativa cultivar Salinas chromosome 7, Lsat_Salinas_v11, whole genome shotgun sequence genome harbors these coding sequences:
- the LOC111911018 gene encoding uncharacterized protein LOC111911018, translating into MDRETWMYELRHASDEYLDYLNIFLKAADDHRVKQGETHIWCPCKKCHNCKKFSELNILQEHLICYGFMNGYTRWTRHGESFVDRNMVDTENNGDDIDDSQNDNSDKVDDMLHDIEDNIPDKDYEKFQQMFDDAEKPLLKRLFANAKDAKLLRWHADKHTVDEKLRHVADSPQWENIDYEFKEFGGKIRNIRFGLSSDGINPFGNMSSSHSTWPVLLCIYNLPPWLCMKRKYIMMPLPIQGPKQPGNDIDVFLAPLIEEMKLLWKFGAKVYDAFEKEYFQLHGMIFCTISDFPAYANLSGYSTKGKKACPVCEKDTVFLWLGECKKHGDLFDGKTEKQDIPDPMDGKTTFSRVQNLDIQFGKRNNNKQPTNWKKRSIFWELPYWEKLEVRHCLDVMHIEKNVCDALIALLLDIYKKSKDGINIRRDMVTMGIRPQLAPIEKEGKRTYLPPACHTLSKDEKTKFCKCLHDVKVPSGYSSKISKLVSMKDLKLMGMKSHDFHVLITHMIPIAIRGILRDDVRHAITKLCLFF; encoded by the exons ATGGACCGTGAAACTTGGATGTATGAATTGCGACATGCTAGCGATGAATATTTAGATTACTTGAATATTTTTCTTAAAGCTGCTGATGATCATCGGGTGAAACAAGGAGAGACTCACATTTGGTGCCCTTGTAAAAAGTGTCATAATTGCAAAAAGTTTAGTGAATTAAACATACTACAAGAACATCTGATATGTTATGGGTTTATGAATGGCTATACACGTTGGACACGGCATGGTGAATCATTTGTTGATCGTAACATGGTTGATACTGAAAATAATGGTGATGATATTGATGATTCACAAAATGACAATTCTGATAAAGTGGATGACATGCTACATGATATCGAAGATAATATCCCTGATAAAGATTACGAAAAATTTCAACAAATGTTTGACGACGCTGAAAAACCATT ATTGAAACGATTATTTGCAAACGCCAAAGATGCGAAATTGTTACGTTGGCATGCCGATAAGCATACGGTAGACGAAAAATTAAGGCATGTGGCTGATTCTCCTCAATGGGAGAATATTGATTATGAATTTAAAGAATTTGGTGGTAAGATTAGAAATATTCGGTTTGGACTTAGTTCAGATGGAATCAATCCGTTTGGAAACATGAGTAGCAGTCATAGCACATGGCCAGTACTTCTATGCATTTATAATCTTCCACCTTGGTTATGCATGAAAAGAAAATACATCATGATGCCATTACCAATTCAAGGCCCAAAACAACCTGGTAATGACATTGATGTGTTTTTGGCTCCATTAATTGAGGAAATGAAATTACTATGGAAATTTGGTGCCAAAGTGTATGATGCGTTCGAGAAGGAGTATTTCCAACTACATGGTATGATATTTTGCACTATAAGTGATTTTCCAGCTTACGCAAATTTGTCTGGATATAGTACAAAAGGAAAGAAGGCATGTCCAGTTTGTGAAAAAGACACAGTGTTTTTATGGTTGGGAGAATGTAAGAAACAT GGAGATTTGTTTGATGGTAAAACTGAAAAGCAAGACATACCTGACCCAATGGACGGAAAAACTACATTTTCTCGAGTTCAGAATTTAGATATTCAGTTTGGAAAACGCAATAACAATAAGCAGCCAACTAATTGGAAAAAGAGGTCTATCTTTTGGGAATTACCATATTGGGAAAAGTTAGAGGTACGACATTGTCTTGATGTTATGCATATTGAGAAGAATGTTTGCGATGCCTTGATAGCTTTGTTGTTGGACATTTATAAGAAATCAAAGGATGGGATCAACATTCGAAGGGACATGGTTACAATGGGAATACGACCACAACTTGCACCCATTGAAAAAGAAGGAAAGCGCACGTATCTACCACCAGCTTGTCATACTTTGTCTAAAGATGAGAAAACAAAATTTTGTAAATGTTTGCATGATGTGAAAGTGCCATCTGGCTATTCTTCAAAAATTAGTAAGTTGGTGTCCATGAAAGACCTTAAATTAATGGGTATGAAGTCACATGAttttcatgttctaatcacacaTATGATTCCAATTGCAATTCGTGGAATACTGCGAGACGATGTCCGACACGCAATTACAAAGCTATGCTTGTTTTTTTAA
- the LOC111911009 gene encoding uncharacterized protein LOC111911009, with translation MEKKKQSSLDKNNPIKEKLKMNAWDKIATWAYSVGLPFNAVRNEGFQDMINSIGEYGRVMPAPSYHNIRVTLMKKHLEDTQKFVDSFRPHCEEYRCSIMSDFWTDGKGRCLINFLVNCPLETIFLKSIDASEHVKNAQLIVEMINEVIKDVGEENIMHFITDSRSNFKAAGKILEEQHPKLFWTPCATHCMNLMIGDIEWKKNDFAKKSAAKKFERIVAKQEFWDNVHFTCQVLDTLVDVVRLVDTEEKPCMGYIYDAVDRAKEQIKKNLTGTPERMTTRLWAMIQARWSDQLHHLLHAVGCYLNPAIFHGENSREIRKNRDIAMGLYVAIDCLVPDNDDNDKLRQDLNLYIDSVGQFGSPTAIRARTKVAPYIWWRTYEIDTPLLQNFAIRVLSQTCSVSPCERNWSAFDNVIGFYLQKLNDLVFIQYNTRLQRRCNSLKSNRSLDPILLRDVEENDDWVIPIEVELQEFADGRDGLLWSATQEAMGTNEEVGVTTRSKRERYRDDVDDDIRIEVNNLDEQLDALVDVHSEEDFMAYD, from the exons atggaaaaaaaaaagcaaagtTCACTTGATAAAAATAATCCAATAAAAGAGAAGTTAAAGATGAATGCTTGGGATAAAATTGCAACTTGGGCTTATTCGGTTGGTTTACCCTTCAATGCTGTACGTAACGAAGGTTTCCAAGATATGATCAATTCCATTGGTGAATATGGAAGAG TTATGCCAGCTCCATCTTATCATAATATCCGTGTCACATTGATGAAAAAACATTTAGAAGATACTCAAAAGTTTGTGGATTCATTCCGGCCACATTGTGAGGAATATCGGTGTAGCATTATGTCCGATTTTTGGACAGACGGTAAAGGAAGATGTTTGATAAATTTCTTAGTCAATTGTCCTCTTGAAACAATATTCTTGAAATCAATTGATGCATCAGAGCATGTAAAGAATGCTCAATTGATCGTGGAAATGATAAATGAGGTGATAAAAGATGTTGGAGAGGAGAACATTATGCAT ttcATTACAGACAGCAGGTCAAACTTTAAAGCTGCTGGAAAGATTTTAGAAGAGCAACATCCCAAGTTGTTTTGGACTCCGTGTGCAACACATTGTATGAATCTCATGATAGGAGATATTG AATGGAAGAAAAATGACTTTGCAAAGAAGTCGGCTGCAAAGAAATTTGAGCGAATAGTTGCAAAACAGGAATTTTGGGACAATGTACACTTTACTTGTCAGGTGCTAGATACTTTGGTGGATGTGGTCAGATTGGTTGATACGGAAGAGAAGCCATGTATGGGTTACATCTATGATGCAGTGGACAGAGCCAAGGAGCAGATCAAGAAAAATCTGACTGGCACGCCTGAAAGAATGACCACTAGACTTTGGGCTATGATTCAAGCAAGATGGAGCGACCAACTTCATCACTTGTTACATGCAg TTGGATGTTACTTGAATCCCGCCATTTTTCATGGGGAAAATTCAAGGGAGATACGGAAGAACAGAGACATTGCGATGGGACTTTATGTTGCTATAGATTGTCTAGTGCCCGATAATGATGACAATGATAAATTGAGGCAAGACTTGAATCTATACATTGATTCAGTTGGGCAATTTGGATCTCCAACTGCTATAAGGGCTAGGACAAAAGTTGCACCAT aTATATGGTGGCGTACTTATGAGATCGACACGCCTTTGCTCCAAAATTTTGCTATCAGAGTCCTTAGTCAGACATGTAGTGTTTCACCTTGTGAACGCAATTGGAGTGCATTTGACAATGTAATTGGTTTCTACCTA CAAAAACTTAATGACCTTGTATTCATCCAATACAACACAAGGTTACAAAGGCGTTGCAATTCATTAAAATCCAACAGATCTTTGGATCCTATTTTATTGAGAGACGTAGAGGAAAATGATGATTGGGTTATACCAATAGAAGTTGAGCTTCAAGAGTTTGCTGATGGTAGAGATGGTCTTCTTTGGTCAGCTACGCAAGAAGCAATGGGAACAAATGAAGAAGTTGGGGTAACAACTAGGAGCAAAAGAGAGCGCTACagagatgatgttgatgatgatattAGAATTGAAGTGAATAATCTTGATGAACAATTGGATGCCTTGGTTGATGTGCACTCGGAGGAAGATTTCATGGCTTACGATTAG
- the LOC111911135 gene encoding probable serine/threonine-protein kinase At1g09600 isoform X2, whose amino-acid sequence MGCMCSKGVSPNQYSHKHPKKSSKRWFRSSRRGEVVVEVDNGCNGASATTRLIPEGNEENVAASALTLWDDDDGEKKDVASQKSNMQLIQRPEKIIEGNGGGVHVHQPGNYKIYSIRYGVDEVQAAGGWPPWLTAVAGDAIKGLLPRKAESFQKMDKIGQGTYSSVYRARDLETGKIVALKKVRFLNKDPESVRFMAREINVLRKLDHPNVMKLEGLVTSRMSDNLYLVFEYMEHDLAGLSASPMIELTESQIKCYMQQLLRGLEHCHNRGVLHRDIKGSNLLIDNNGNLKIGDFGLATSFCINQNNKQPLTSRVVTLWYRPPELLLGATDYGVGVDLWSAGCILAELFVGKPIMPGRTEVEQMHKIFKLCGSPCEEYWRKSKLPHATIFKPKHPYKRCLGDTFKDLPPSALNLLDSLLAVEPNNRGSTSSALQSEFFTTKPLPCDPSSLPKYPPSKEYDVKLRNDEKRRNKFGSTKARGSESSRKDRIKSRPFPAPYAREQQQHHHQKPHHSSNVKNSPEDTDNVDYYNKHHKGSNLSKFSNSHSGKYHQLHNAESSCKKRENPPGKGSRSCIMLHGRPIGI is encoded by the exons ATGGGATGCATGTGCTCGAAAGGAGTTTCACCTAACCAGTATTCACACAAACACCCTAAGAAATCATCAAAACGGtggtttagatcttcaagaaggGGTGAAGTAGTGGTGGAGGTTGATAATGGTTGCAATGGTGCTAGTGCTACTACTCGACTTATACCAGAGGGTAATGAAGAAAATGTAGCAGCTTCAGCACTAACATTGtgggatgatgatgatggtgagaAGAAGGATGTAGCCTCTCAGAAGTCCAACATGCAATTAATTCAAAGACCCGAGAAGATTATTGAGGGAAATGGAGGAGGAGTACATGTACATCAGCCTGGAAATTACAAAATATATAGCATCAGATATGGAGTTGATGAAGTGCAAGCTGCTGGTGGATGGCCACCATGGCTGACTGCTGTAGCAGGGGATGCAATTAAAGGGTTGTTACCAAGAAAAGCagagtcttttcagaaaatggaCAAG ATTGGACAGGGGACATACAGCAGTGTGTACAGAGCACGTGACCTTGAAACTGGGAAAATCGTTGCACTAAAGAAAGTAAGATTTTTAAACAAAGATCCAGAAAGTGTTCGGTTTATGGCTAGAGAGATAAATGTTCTTCGTAAGCTGGATCATCCAAATGTGATGAAGCTTGAAGGTTTAGTCACATCAAGAATGTCAGATAATCTTTATCTTGTGTTTGAGTACATGGAGCATGATCTTGCTGGGCTTTCAGCTTCCCCAATGATTGAACTTACTGAATCACAG ATAAAATGTTACATGCAGCAGTTGCTTCGTGGGCTTGAACATTGTCATAATCGTGGGGTTCTCCATCGTGACATTAAGGGATCAAATCTTTTAATCGACAACAATGGGAATCTTAAAATTGGTGATTTTGGGTTAGCGACTTCTTTTTGCATCAATCAAAATAATAAACAGCCATTAACAAGTCGAGTTGTTACTCTGTGGTATCGACCTCCTGAGCTTTTACTTGGTGCTACCGATTATGGAGTTGGTGTTGACTTGTGGAGTGCTGGTTGCATTCTTGCAGAACTTTTTGTTGGCAAGCCCATAATGCCCGGAAGGACAGAG GTGGAACAAATGCATAAAATATTTAAACTTTGTGGTTCACCGTGTGAAGAATATTGGAGAAAATCAAAGCTGCCTCATGCGACTATTTTTAAACCAAAACATCCTTATAAACGATGTTTGGGAGACACATTTAAAGACTTGCCTCCATCTGCTTTGAATCTTTTGGATTCCCTTCTTGCAGTTGAACCCAATAATCGTGGATCCACTTCTTCTGCACTACAGAGTGAG TTCTTTACAACCAAGCCACTTCCATGTGATCCTTCaagtttaccaaaataccctccaaGTAAAGAATATGATGTCAAGCTACGAAATGATGAAAAAAGAAG GAACAAATTCGGTTCTACAAAAGCACGAGGATCAGAATCTTCTAGAAAAGATAGAATAAAATCAAGACCTTTTCCAGCACCCTATGCAagagaacaacaacaacatcatcatcaAAAACCTCATCATAGTAGTAATGTTAAAAACAGTCCTGAAGATACAGATAATGTCGATTATTATAATAAACACCACAAGGGATCCAATTTATCCAAATTCTCAAATtcacattcaggaaagtatcacCAATTACACAATGCTGAATCATCTTGCAAGAAGCGTGAAAATCCCCCTGGAAAG GGATCGAGATCATGCATCATGTTACATGGGAGACCTATTGGTATTTAA
- the LOC111911135 gene encoding probable serine/threonine-protein kinase At1g09600 isoform X1, whose amino-acid sequence MGCMCSKGVSPNQYSHKHPKKSSKRWFRSSRRGEVVVEVDNGCNGASATTRLIPEGNEENVAASALTLWDDDDGEKKDVASQKSNMQLIQRPEKIIEGNGGGVHVHQPGNYKIYSIRYGVDEVQAAGGWPPWLTAVAGDAIKGLLPRKAESFQKMDKIGQGTYSSVYRARDLETGKIVALKKVRFLNKDPESVRFMAREINVLRKLDHPNVMKLEGLVTSRMSDNLYLVFEYMEHDLAGLSASPMIELTESQIKCYMQQLLRGLEHCHNRGVLHRDIKGSNLLIDNNGNLKIGDFGLATSFCINQNNKQPLTSRVVTLWYRPPELLLGATDYGVGVDLWSAGCILAELFVGKPIMPGRTEVEQMHKIFKLCGSPCEEYWRKSKLPHATIFKPKHPYKRCLGDTFKDLPPSALNLLDSLLAVEPNNRGSTSSALQSEFFTTKPLPCDPSSLPKYPPSKEYDVKLRNDEKRRNKFGSTKARGSESSRKDRIKSRPFPAPYAREQQQHHHQKPHHSSNVKNSPEDTDNVDYYNKHHKGSNLSKFSNSHSGKYHQLHNAESSCKKRENPPGKGYAPKETRIHYSGPLLPPGGNMEEMLKEHEKHIQHAVRRARFDNKYSKRGYHENYKNDQRELLLH is encoded by the exons ATGGGATGCATGTGCTCGAAAGGAGTTTCACCTAACCAGTATTCACACAAACACCCTAAGAAATCATCAAAACGGtggtttagatcttcaagaaggGGTGAAGTAGTGGTGGAGGTTGATAATGGTTGCAATGGTGCTAGTGCTACTACTCGACTTATACCAGAGGGTAATGAAGAAAATGTAGCAGCTTCAGCACTAACATTGtgggatgatgatgatggtgagaAGAAGGATGTAGCCTCTCAGAAGTCCAACATGCAATTAATTCAAAGACCCGAGAAGATTATTGAGGGAAATGGAGGAGGAGTACATGTACATCAGCCTGGAAATTACAAAATATATAGCATCAGATATGGAGTTGATGAAGTGCAAGCTGCTGGTGGATGGCCACCATGGCTGACTGCTGTAGCAGGGGATGCAATTAAAGGGTTGTTACCAAGAAAAGCagagtcttttcagaaaatggaCAAG ATTGGACAGGGGACATACAGCAGTGTGTACAGAGCACGTGACCTTGAAACTGGGAAAATCGTTGCACTAAAGAAAGTAAGATTTTTAAACAAAGATCCAGAAAGTGTTCGGTTTATGGCTAGAGAGATAAATGTTCTTCGTAAGCTGGATCATCCAAATGTGATGAAGCTTGAAGGTTTAGTCACATCAAGAATGTCAGATAATCTTTATCTTGTGTTTGAGTACATGGAGCATGATCTTGCTGGGCTTTCAGCTTCCCCAATGATTGAACTTACTGAATCACAG ATAAAATGTTACATGCAGCAGTTGCTTCGTGGGCTTGAACATTGTCATAATCGTGGGGTTCTCCATCGTGACATTAAGGGATCAAATCTTTTAATCGACAACAATGGGAATCTTAAAATTGGTGATTTTGGGTTAGCGACTTCTTTTTGCATCAATCAAAATAATAAACAGCCATTAACAAGTCGAGTTGTTACTCTGTGGTATCGACCTCCTGAGCTTTTACTTGGTGCTACCGATTATGGAGTTGGTGTTGACTTGTGGAGTGCTGGTTGCATTCTTGCAGAACTTTTTGTTGGCAAGCCCATAATGCCCGGAAGGACAGAG GTGGAACAAATGCATAAAATATTTAAACTTTGTGGTTCACCGTGTGAAGAATATTGGAGAAAATCAAAGCTGCCTCATGCGACTATTTTTAAACCAAAACATCCTTATAAACGATGTTTGGGAGACACATTTAAAGACTTGCCTCCATCTGCTTTGAATCTTTTGGATTCCCTTCTTGCAGTTGAACCCAATAATCGTGGATCCACTTCTTCTGCACTACAGAGTGAG TTCTTTACAACCAAGCCACTTCCATGTGATCCTTCaagtttaccaaaataccctccaaGTAAAGAATATGATGTCAAGCTACGAAATGATGAAAAAAGAAG GAACAAATTCGGTTCTACAAAAGCACGAGGATCAGAATCTTCTAGAAAAGATAGAATAAAATCAAGACCTTTTCCAGCACCCTATGCAagagaacaacaacaacatcatcatcaAAAACCTCATCATAGTAGTAATGTTAAAAACAGTCCTGAAGATACAGATAATGTCGATTATTATAATAAACACCACAAGGGATCCAATTTATCCAAATTCTCAAATtcacattcaggaaagtatcacCAATTACACAATGCTGAATCATCTTGCAAGAAGCGTGAAAATCCCCCTGGAAAG GGATATGCTCCAAAGGAAACCCGGATCCATTACTCTGGGCCATTACTTCCACCTGGTGGCAATATGGAAGAAATGCTCAAAGAGCATGAAAAACATATTCAACACGCTGTGAGAAGGGCTCGTTTTGACAACAAGTATAGTAAAAGGGGGTATCatgaaaattacaaaaatgatcAAAGGGAATTGTTACTTCACTAA
- the LOC111911160 gene encoding ras-related protein RABA2a, with protein sequence MARRPDDEYDYLFKVVLIGDSGVGKSNLLSRFTRNEFCLESKSTIGVEFATRTLQVEGKTVKAQIWDTAGQERYRAITSAYYRGALGALLVYDTTKPTTFENVSRWLKELRDHADSNIVIMLIGNKTDLKHLRAVTSEDAQTFAEKEGLSFIETSALEAVNVEKAFQTILGEIYRIISKKSLAIGNSGGGIGSSVKQGETLEVGSQEVNAKKACCS encoded by the exons ATGGCGAGGAGACCGGACGACGAGTACGATTACTTGTTCAAGGTCGTACTGATCGGAGATTCAGGCGTCGGTAAATCCAATCTTCTCTCTCGATTCACTCGAAATGAGTTTTGTTTGGAATCCAAATCCACCATAGGTGTTGAATTCGCTACTCGTACCCTCCaa GTAGAGGGAAAGACAGTGAAGGCTCAAATATGGGACACAGCGGGACAAGAACGATACCGAGCCATAACAAGTGCGTATTACCGTGGGGCCCTAGGGGCACTTTTGGTATATGACACAACAAAACCAACAACTTTTGAAAATGTAAGCCGATGGCTAAAAGAACTTAGAGACCATGCGGATTCAAACATAGTAATCATGCTAATTGGAAACAAAACAGATTTGAAACATCTAAGAGCTGTTACATCAGAAGATGCTCAAACATTTGCTGAAAAAGAAGGGCTTTCGTTCATTGAAACGTCTGCATTAGAAGCTGTAAATGTTGAGAAGGCGTTTCAGAcgattcttggagagatttataGGATTATAAGTAAGAAATCACTTGCGATTGGGAATTCGGGAGGTGGAATTGGGAGTAGTGTTAAACAAGGGGAGACACTTGAGGTGGGGTCACAGGAAGTTAATGCAAAAAAGGCTTGTTGCTCTTAG